Proteins co-encoded in one Babylonia areolata isolate BAREFJ2019XMU chromosome 5, ASM4173473v1, whole genome shotgun sequence genomic window:
- the LOC143282464 gene encoding peptidylglycine alpha-hydroxylating monooxygenase-like has translation MIPSRIVVVFCCVCTYAGVTVQVSAAAVALSSDGSEGSGQFELTVRMPNATSDRPDALVCHSHRLPKREAYILRFVPHASMKVAHHMMVYGCSEPGTHKPFWSCPRIDQSDSELSICGSGQRQIVFAWANDAPSRNLPDGVGFRVAGTTGIDYLVIQLHYVTSFGEEAADSSGVTMVMTHDRQPQQAGYYVLGNMGMIPPQKPEFHMESMCEMNLNYTIYPIGYRTHGHNIAVVTSGYHIRDGVWTELGRMSPQRPQTFYNITSPGVEVHKGDILASRCTFNSMSRANVTKIGKTNADEMCNFYILYSTYEQKDLTVYYCFRRGDFHWGDYFHPTPVDASSLQGIPGAAEIRRQFHMDPRREAE, from the exons ATGATTCCAAGCAGGATTGTGGTCGTTTTTTGCTGTGTCTGTACGTATGCCGGAGTTACTGTCCAGGTCAGCGCCGCTGCCGTTGCTTTGTCCAGTGATGGGAGCGAAGGGAGTGGTCAGTTTGAGCTGACCGTTCGAATGCCCAATGCCACTTCTGACAGG CCTGATGCATTGGTTTGCCATTCGCACAGACTGCCGAAGAGAGAGGCGTACATAT TGCGTTTCGTGCCTCACGCCAGCATGAAGGTGGCTCATCACATGATGGTGTATGGATGCAGCGAGCCCGGCACTCACAAGCCCTTCTG GTCATGCCCTAGGATCGATCAGTCAGACTCCGAACTGTCCATATGTGGGTCAGGGCAGCGTCAGATTGTCTTTGCCTGGGCCAACGATGCCCCTTCTCGAAATTTACCCgacg GGGTAGGATTTCGGGTGGCAGGGACAACTGGTATTGACTATCTGGTCATCCAGCTGCATTATGTCACATCGTTTGGAG AGGAAGCAGCGGACAGTTCAGGTGTTACCATGGTGATGACGCACgacag ACAGCCTCAGCAGGCTGGATACTACGTGTTGGGCAATATGGGGATGATCCCCCCACAGAAACCAG AGTTCCacatggaatcaatgtgtgaGATGAATTTGAACTACACCATCTACCCCATCGGATACAGGACGCACGGCCACAACATTG ctgtGGTGACGTCAGGGTACCACATCAGGGACGGGGTATGGACAGAACTGGGACGGATGTCTCCTCAGAGACCCCAG ACGTTTTACAACATCACCTCTCCGGGGGTGGAAGTTCACAAGGGAGATATCCTG GCATCACGGTGCACTTTCAACAGCATGAGCAGAGCCAACGTAACGAAGATAGG GAAGACCAACGCTGACGAGATGTGTAACTTCTACATCCTCTACTCCACCTACGAGCAAAAGGACCTGACCGTGTACTATTGTTTCCGGAGGGGCGATTTTCACTGGGGGGACTATTTCCATCCGACACCGGTCGATGCCAGCTCCTTGCAGGGGATCCCAGGAGCGGCAGAGATCCGGCGTCAGTTTCACATGGATCCCAGGCGTGAGGCGGAGTAG